The Dermacentor albipictus isolate Rhodes 1998 colony chromosome 2, USDA_Dalb.pri_finalv2, whole genome shotgun sequence genome has a segment encoding these proteins:
- the LOC139055675 gene encoding organic cation transporter protein-like, translating into MILFHSDDSYASPCQLICADSTNKDAAVARAGVQLGLLVVGLVADYLGRKPVIIRCVGARLFAGTSPGVASSFDSFVLSRLVVAVTSGGARILLFWLLYETCGNGRRWTFSLLCWVPAPALLPLAFQLISGIDERWKKTQVALMVLTCLLVSVCFLLEESLAWLKRRR; encoded by the exons ATGATACTCTTCcactcggatgactcctacgcctcgccatgCCAGCTCATCTGTGCAGACTCCACCAACAAAGATGCCGCAGTGGcccgtgcag GCGTCCAGCTGGGCCTGCTAGTCGTTGGCCTGGTGGCCGATTACCTGGGACGCAAGCCTGTGATTATCCGCTGCGTGGGGGCACGTCTATTCGCAGGCACAAGTCCTGGCGTGGCGAGTTCCTTCGACAGCTTCGTGCTTTCGCGCCTGGTCGTGGCCGTGACCTCGGGCGGCGCCCGGATTTTGCTGTTCTGGCTACTCTACGAGACATGTGGTAACGGGCGCCGCTGGACTTTCAGCTTGCTCTGCTGGGTACCCGCACCGGCGCTACTCCCTCTCGCCTTCCAGTTGATCAGCGGTATAGACGAGCGCTGGAAGAAGACTCAGGTGGCGCTCATGGTCCTCACGTGCCTCCTCGTCTCCGTCTGCTTCTTGCTCGAGGAGTCCCTGGCATGGCTGAAGAGGCGGCGCTAG
- the LOC135916583 gene encoding scoloptoxin SSD976-like — MALVYGLPPIGAKQTLEALLTPPNTQDQSAAHGADIRTFLLTTVWFLSTIGQSLQEGREEHKKQRPSHIACLPPNRECTIDARGVSPTERELILKTHNDYRSMVAMGKIKPFPEAKNMQQLHWDEELASVAQAKADQCTPDSGKLMHDKPEDRFTTKFKSTGHNLAFRATSARFNTTNWPGQIKAWFDEYTHYPPHSIDHFSPPSGEPTGHFTQVAWATTRYEGCGFVDYIVEGYSRLPYMQLYVCNYASAGNVLSRPVYDPGEVCSACPEGTTCVKDTGLCMTAEAGGHSYTQPDSNRPEASKHRGDGHVQGSTSTRNSPAPAKIQPLRHAAIVCVIAPVYGMLMVWWPSLM; from the exons ATGGCGCTTGTCTACGGCCTGCCGCCAATTGGGGCCAAGCAGACCTTAGAGGCGCTCCTCACACCACCGAACACCCAGGACCAGTCCGC GGCACACGGAGCCGATATCCGGACGTTCCTTCTCACAACTGTGTGGTTCTTGTCGACGATAGGACAGAGCCTCCAGGAGGGCCGGGAGGAGCACAAGAAGCAGCGCCCCTCCCACATCGCTTGCCTGCCGCCGAACAGGGAGTGCACCATCGATGCTCGAGGAGTCAGCCCGACTGAGCGGGAACTCATACTCAAGACGCACAACGACTACAGGAGCATGGTAGCCATGGGCAAAATTAAGCCCTTTCCAGAAGCCAAGAATATGCAGCAGCTGCACTGGGATGAAGAGCTGGCTTCCGTGGCACAGGCGAAGGCCGACCAGTGCACCCCTGATAGCGGAAAACTAATGCACGACAAACCCGAAGATCGTTTCACAACCAAGTTCAAGTCCACGGGACACAACTTAGCCTTTCGCGCCACCAGCGCCCGTTTCAATACCACTAACTGGCCCGGTCAGATCAAGGCGTGGTTCGACGAGTACACCCACTATCCGCCGCACAGCATCGATCACTTCTCGCCTCCCAGCGGAGAGCCGACCGGACATTTTACGCAGGTTGCATGGGCAACGACGCGTTACGAGGGCTGCGGCTTCGTGGACTACATCGTCGAAGGCTACTCGAGGTTGCCATATATGCAACTATACGTATGCAACTACGCCAGCGCAGGCAATGTTTTGTCGCGGCCCGTGTACGATCCCGGTGAAGTGTGCTCCGCCTGCCCAGAAGGCACCACATGCGTCAAAGACACCGGGCTGTGCATGACTGCTGAAGCAGGTGGCCATTCTTACACGCAACCGGACTCCAACCGACCGGAAGCGAGTAAACACCGTGGCGACGGACATGTTCAAGGTTCTACGTCAACTCGAAACAGCCCTGCGCCTGCAAAAATTCAGCCTTTGCGACATGCAGCCATAGTGTGCGTGATTGCTCCGGTATACGGTATGCTGATGGTCTGGTGGCCGTCTCTCATGTAG